The following coding sequences are from one Streptomyces sp. V3I7 window:
- a CDS encoding GNAT family N-acetyltransferase produces MNSSPLAGDFLRSRPALHTTPLTGIEKLRTDGTDASGTEAPLFGRLESEGEVRAICYRPPRRRLNLTTVTPEEADALAARLADLGHSAAGVNSDDDTATAFAEAWQRHAGAVPVPDWRARLYRPGTLTPPEQRPEGRGRVLGAQDHEQLLRWCGEFVAAVGEAPTIEADDWAGSRFADKRFTFWETPDGTPVSMAGSTAMAGGMIRVDPVYTPAHLRGRGYAGAVTVEVSRVALAAGATDVVLFADPANPTSNALYQRIGYVPLAEFGGYKFTYDTAEAG; encoded by the coding sequence ATGAATTCCTCACCCCTGGCCGGGGACTTCCTGCGTTCGCGTCCCGCCCTGCACACCACGCCGCTGACGGGGATCGAGAAGCTGCGCACGGACGGTACGGACGCGTCCGGTACCGAAGCCCCCCTCTTCGGCCGGCTGGAGTCCGAAGGCGAGGTCCGCGCCATCTGCTACCGGCCGCCGCGCCGACGCCTGAACCTCACCACCGTGACCCCCGAGGAGGCCGACGCCCTCGCTGCCCGCCTGGCCGACCTCGGGCACTCCGCCGCCGGCGTCAACTCGGACGACGACACCGCCACCGCATTCGCCGAGGCATGGCAGCGGCACGCGGGCGCGGTTCCGGTACCCGACTGGCGGGCCCGCCTCTACCGTCCCGGCACGCTCACGCCACCGGAGCAGCGCCCCGAGGGCCGGGGCCGTGTTCTGGGTGCGCAGGACCATGAGCAACTCCTGCGCTGGTGCGGTGAGTTCGTCGCCGCCGTCGGAGAGGCTCCCACCATCGAGGCCGACGACTGGGCCGGCTCGCGCTTCGCCGACAAGCGCTTCACGTTCTGGGAGACCCCGGACGGCACGCCCGTCTCCATGGCAGGCTCGACCGCGATGGCCGGCGGCATGATCCGGGTGGACCCCGTCTACACCCCGGCCCACCTCCGTGGCCGCGGCTACGCGGGCGCCGTCACGGTCGAGGTGAGCAGGGTCGCCCTGGCCGCGGGCGCGACGGACGTCGTCCTGTTCGCAGACCCGGCCAACCCCACCAGCAACGCCCTCTACCAGCGCATCGGTTACGTCCCACTCGCCGAATTCGGCGGGTACAAGTTCACCTACGACACAGCAGAAGCCGGTTGA
- a CDS encoding MFS transporter translates to MTATEPSAAPEAMHRHRRRAVVASTVGTAIEWYDFFLYGTAAALVFPHVFFPGENAYIGVIASFGTQFVGFAARPLGAAIFGHIGDRIGRKSTLVTTLMLMGISTFLIGLLPGYSSLGLAAPLLLVVLRVAQGIGVGGEWGGSVLMSMEWGDQRRRGLMASWPQLGVPLGLLVSTGMVKLTNSVSGDGFDNWGWRIPFLASAVLIGIGLYVRMRVMESPSFTEVKEERVVVRQPVWSVLRHQWRTVLTSAFVRMSEQAPFYLFITFVLTYGTEKLGLPKGDLLDYTLVAAAVGLVSVPLFGHLSDRYGRRRVYGVGIVCVALFAFPYFSLLDTKSSGLVLVAIVVSLIFHDIQYGPQAALIAEGFGTNVRYSGAGLGYQLASVIAGGPAPLIAAAILEHTGSSTGISWYIIACCVVSMAALLFMPRQVPAVETAPDTTPARTDAAPSAGEA, encoded by the coding sequence ATGACCGCAACCGAGCCCTCTGCCGCCCCCGAGGCGATGCACAGACACCGCCGCCGAGCCGTGGTCGCCAGCACGGTGGGCACCGCCATCGAGTGGTACGACTTCTTCCTGTACGGCACCGCCGCCGCGCTGGTCTTCCCGCACGTGTTCTTCCCCGGCGAAAACGCGTACATCGGGGTGATCGCCTCGTTCGGCACGCAGTTCGTCGGCTTCGCGGCCCGTCCGCTGGGCGCCGCGATCTTCGGGCACATCGGGGACCGGATCGGCCGCAAGTCCACCCTCGTGACCACCCTCATGCTGATGGGGATCAGCACGTTCCTCATCGGCCTGCTGCCGGGCTACTCCTCGCTCGGCCTGGCCGCGCCCCTCCTGCTCGTCGTGCTGCGTGTCGCGCAGGGCATCGGCGTGGGCGGTGAGTGGGGCGGTTCGGTCCTGATGTCGATGGAATGGGGCGACCAGCGCCGTCGCGGCCTGATGGCCAGCTGGCCCCAACTCGGCGTCCCCCTCGGCCTGCTCGTCTCGACCGGCATGGTCAAGCTGACGAACTCGGTGTCCGGGGACGGCTTCGACAACTGGGGCTGGCGGATCCCGTTCCTCGCCAGTGCCGTGCTCATCGGCATCGGCCTCTACGTGCGGATGCGCGTCATGGAGAGCCCCTCCTTCACCGAGGTGAAGGAGGAGCGGGTCGTGGTGCGCCAGCCGGTGTGGAGCGTGCTGCGGCACCAGTGGCGCACGGTGCTGACCTCCGCCTTCGTCCGCATGTCGGAGCAGGCGCCGTTCTACCTCTTCATCACCTTCGTGCTCACCTACGGCACGGAGAAGCTGGGCCTGCCCAAGGGCGACCTGCTCGACTACACGCTCGTCGCGGCGGCCGTCGGTCTGGTCAGCGTCCCGCTCTTCGGCCACCTCTCCGACCGCTACGGACGGCGTCGGGTGTACGGCGTCGGCATCGTGTGCGTCGCGCTGTTCGCGTTCCCGTACTTCTCCCTGCTCGACACGAAGAGCTCCGGTCTCGTGCTCGTCGCGATCGTGGTCTCGCTGATCTTCCATGACATCCAGTACGGCCCCCAGGCCGCCCTGATCGCCGAGGGCTTCGGGACGAACGTCCGCTACAGCGGCGCCGGCCTCGGCTACCAGCTCGCCTCGGTCATCGCGGGCGGTCCGGCACCGCTCATCGCGGCCGCGATCCTCGAACACACCGGCTCCAGCACGGGGATCAGCTGGTACATCATCGCCTGCTGCGTCGTCTCCATGGCGGCCCTGCTCTTCATGCCCCGCCAGGTCCCGGCGGTCGAGACGGCACCGGACACGACTCCAGCCCGTACGGACGCGGCACCTTCGGCGGGGGAGGCCTGA
- a CDS encoding MAB_1171c family putative transporter: MSLVVYIAAFLLAIAAMVLRRPRTTPRTPLTVPTRVSVVLGAACFFCSAPMTLAAVNEATRTPNIGAPLTYSVISAYSCSLIILLIHWRGGPRERIRRMVRISVAVYGLLIIAIIVLFALADADTERLNDLDTYYANTPYMREMIVLYLVGHLTSTTVLSVVCLKWAQDEVTGLLRLGLRLILAGLLLDVLGFELTKVVAIVARWLGYDLDVLSTTVAPPAASLGGLIYSAGFVLPRVASAIAAEKQSLVNYRALKPLWAAVKGAATAPDAEPTWWQATWQLPSGRLYLLEAKIRDALLQLSAHFDHHVGQATYAAAVDRGESSDRARVASEKAMIIDGILRASGKGVAASDTEAASGSGIASGTEAASGTEVASGSGVAPDKGDVPASPPGVFRITIDLVDLSHAVNHVHTGASGRLSTQ; this comes from the coding sequence ATGAGTCTTGTCGTGTATATAGCGGCATTCCTGCTGGCCATAGCGGCCATGGTGCTTCGCCGCCCACGCACGACGCCCCGGACGCCCCTCACCGTCCCCACGCGTGTCTCCGTCGTCCTGGGCGCCGCGTGCTTCTTCTGCTCGGCCCCGATGACGCTGGCGGCGGTCAACGAGGCCACGCGCACGCCCAACATCGGTGCTCCGCTGACCTACAGCGTGATCTCCGCCTACAGTTGCTCGCTGATCATTCTGCTGATCCACTGGAGGGGCGGCCCGAGGGAGCGGATCCGCCGGATGGTCCGGATCAGCGTCGCGGTCTACGGTCTGCTGATCATCGCCATCATCGTGCTGTTCGCCCTCGCGGACGCCGACACCGAGCGGCTCAACGACCTGGACACCTACTACGCGAACACCCCGTACATGCGGGAGATGATCGTTCTCTACCTGGTGGGGCATCTGACCAGCACCACCGTGCTGAGCGTCGTCTGTCTGAAGTGGGCGCAGGACGAGGTCACCGGTCTTCTCCGCCTGGGACTCCGGTTGATTCTCGCGGGCCTGCTCCTCGACGTGCTGGGGTTCGAGCTCACCAAGGTCGTGGCGATCGTCGCACGCTGGCTCGGGTACGACCTCGACGTGCTGTCGACCACGGTCGCACCGCCCGCGGCCTCGCTGGGCGGCCTGATCTACTCCGCCGGATTCGTCCTGCCCCGGGTCGCATCCGCCATCGCCGCCGAGAAGCAGAGCCTGGTCAACTACCGTGCGTTGAAGCCCCTGTGGGCGGCCGTGAAGGGCGCGGCGACGGCCCCGGACGCGGAACCGACCTGGTGGCAGGCGACGTGGCAGTTGCCCAGCGGCCGTCTGTACCTGCTCGAAGCCAAGATCCGCGACGCGTTGCTGCAACTGTCGGCGCACTTCGACCACCACGTCGGCCAGGCCACGTACGCGGCCGCTGTGGACCGCGGCGAGAGCTCGGACCGTGCACGCGTCGCCTCGGAGAAGGCGATGATCATCGATGGGATACTCCGTGCGTCGGGCAAGGGAGTCGCCGCCTCAGACACTGAGGCCGCGTCAGGCAGCGGGATCGCGTCAGGCACTGAGGCCGCGTCAGGCACTGAGGTCGCCTCAGGCAGCGGGGTCGCGCCGGACAAGGGCGACGTCCCGGCGAGTCCGCCCGGAGTTTTCCGCATCACCATTGACCTGGTGGATCTGTCCCACGCGGTGAACCATGTTCACACGGGGGCGTCAGGGCGGTTGAGCACCCAGTGA
- a CDS encoding SpoIIE family protein phosphatase: protein MSGDDFRDRAWSLDGEPAVGGPGGLLDLLGVAVVVTDAEGRIVLWGPGAERLFGYSAAEMLGEQATFLVIPEDLTSADSPLGQVRAGEATEGIVPARCKDGSQRRMEYRVMRLHDAEGRTLVLGLFADAETTRKVEDRLVLSDLLIHQSPIGLAVFDPQLRWLAANPALTNANGTSEQALKGRRLKDTLPLLDVEAIESAMRRVLETGEPVLDQQTVGRAPADPETDHVWSESYYRINDLRGRPLGVAVSVINVTERHQAAAELAEAHARLAIIAQASTRMGTTLDLHHTARELACAAVPELADLVAVDVLESVAAGNDTPLLPSDDGSARFCALAVASGYPTDAIDAADPVDETALYEPFRTITRSVREATPILLPRVGGAELRQIARNEEAAARFSREGVHSYLAAPLIARGQVLGTLSLYRTRNPKPFDEQDLQLACELANLAALYIDNARLYHRERDTAVTLQHSLLPEKPSRIEGMEVASQYRPARMAAEVGGDWFDVLPLSDGKVGLMVGDVMGSGVRAAAIMGQLRTTTRALARLDLPPAELLAHLDDVASTLSDSFATCVYAVVDPQDGTCTFSSAGHLPPVVARADGTCQIVTIPPAPPLGVSGMPFETLRLELPRGSVLALYTDGLVESRNAPIDAGIRALCRTLQGPPRPLKETCDTVLNTLYRHSEDDVALLLARLTELDQP, encoded by the coding sequence ATGAGTGGCGACGACTTCCGCGACCGGGCGTGGAGCCTGGACGGGGAACCGGCCGTCGGCGGGCCCGGCGGGCTGCTGGACCTGCTTGGTGTGGCGGTGGTCGTCACGGACGCCGAGGGCCGCATCGTGCTGTGGGGTCCGGGGGCCGAGCGGCTCTTCGGCTACAGCGCCGCTGAGATGCTCGGCGAGCAGGCCACGTTCCTGGTCATCCCCGAGGACCTGACATCCGCCGACTCTCCCCTCGGCCAGGTCCGTGCCGGTGAGGCCACCGAGGGCATCGTCCCGGCCCGCTGCAAGGACGGCTCGCAGCGGCGCATGGAGTACCGCGTGATGCGGCTGCACGACGCCGAAGGCCGGACGCTCGTCCTGGGCCTCTTCGCCGACGCGGAGACCACCCGCAAGGTGGAGGACCGGCTCGTCCTGTCGGATCTGCTCATCCACCAGTCACCGATCGGCCTCGCCGTGTTCGACCCCCAACTGCGCTGGCTCGCGGCCAACCCGGCCCTGACCAACGCCAACGGCACGAGCGAGCAGGCGCTCAAGGGGCGCCGTCTGAAGGACACGCTGCCGCTGCTGGACGTCGAGGCGATCGAGTCGGCGATGCGGCGGGTGCTGGAGACCGGTGAGCCGGTGCTGGACCAGCAGACCGTCGGCCGCGCGCCCGCCGACCCGGAGACCGACCACGTCTGGTCGGAGTCGTACTACCGGATCAACGACCTGCGAGGACGTCCGCTGGGCGTGGCGGTGTCCGTCATCAACGTCACCGAGCGGCACCAGGCCGCCGCCGAGCTCGCCGAGGCCCATGCGCGGCTTGCGATCATTGCCCAGGCCAGCACCCGGATGGGCACCACGCTGGACCTCCATCACACGGCCCGGGAGCTGGCCTGCGCGGCGGTCCCCGAACTCGCCGACCTGGTGGCCGTCGACGTCCTGGAGTCCGTGGCCGCCGGGAACGACACCCCCCTGCTGCCGTCCGACGACGGCAGCGCCCGCTTCTGCGCCCTCGCGGTGGCCTCCGGATATCCGACGGACGCCATCGACGCGGCCGACCCCGTGGACGAGACCGCTCTCTACGAGCCGTTCCGGACGATCACCCGGAGCGTGCGGGAAGCCACTCCCATCCTGCTGCCGCGTGTGGGCGGCGCGGAGCTGCGGCAGATCGCCCGGAACGAGGAGGCCGCCGCCAGGTTCAGCCGGGAGGGCGTGCACAGTTACCTGGCGGCGCCGCTGATCGCGCGGGGCCAGGTCCTCGGCACGCTCAGTCTCTACCGCACCCGCAACCCCAAGCCGTTCGACGAGCAGGACCTCCAGCTGGCCTGCGAGCTGGCCAACCTCGCCGCCCTCTACATCGACAACGCCCGCCTCTATCACCGCGAGCGCGACACCGCCGTCACCCTCCAGCACAGCCTGCTGCCCGAGAAGCCGTCCCGGATCGAGGGCATGGAGGTCGCCTCCCAGTACCGGCCGGCACGCATGGCCGCGGAGGTCGGCGGCGACTGGTTCGACGTGCTGCCGCTGAGCGACGGCAAGGTCGGGCTGATGGTCGGCGACGTGATGGGCAGCGGGGTGCGGGCGGCGGCCATCATGGGCCAGTTGCGCACCACGACCCGGGCCCTGGCCCGCCTCGACCTGCCTCCCGCCGAGCTGCTCGCCCATCTCGACGACGTCGCCTCCACGCTCAGCGACTCCTTCGCCACCTGCGTCTACGCCGTGGTCGACCCGCAGGACGGCACCTGCACGTTCTCCTCCGCCGGGCATCTTCCTCCGGTGGTGGCGCGTGCCGACGGCACCTGCCAGATCGTGACGATCCCGCCCGCCCCGCCGCTCGGCGTGAGCGGGATGCCGTTCGAGACGCTCCGGCTCGAACTCCCCCGGGGCAGTGTGCTGGCCCTCTACACCGACGGACTCGTCGAGAGCCGCAACGCCCCGATCGACGCGGGCATCCGCGCCCTGTGCCGTACGTTGCAGGGCCCGCCCCGCCCGCTGAAGGAGACCTGCGACACCGTCCTCAACACCCTCTACCGACACTCCGAGGACGACGTGGCCCTTCTTCTCGCCCGCCTCACGGAACTGGATCAGCCCTGA
- a CDS encoding IS607 family transposase codes for MNLTEWAKTQGVHPQTAYRWFREGILPVPAQRVGPRTILVNIDANTTPEVIGGLGLYARVSSHDQKTDLERQVTRLSAWAAKAGHRIVRVEAEIASGMNGCRSKARRLLADPNVTCVVVERKDRLGRMNVELVEAALSATGRRLLVLDDREVEDDLVRDMVEVLTSFCVRLYGRRSAKNRARKALEAAEHG; via the coding sequence GTGAATCTGACGGAATGGGCGAAGACGCAGGGCGTGCATCCACAGACCGCGTATCGCTGGTTCCGTGAGGGGATATTGCCGGTCCCGGCTCAGCGGGTCGGGCCGCGTACGATTCTGGTGAACATTGACGCGAACACCACGCCCGAGGTCATCGGTGGTCTGGGCCTGTATGCCCGGGTGTCTTCGCACGATCAGAAGACCGATCTGGAACGCCAGGTCACACGGCTGTCGGCGTGGGCGGCGAAGGCCGGTCACCGAATCGTTCGTGTTGAGGCGGAGATCGCTTCCGGGATGAACGGCTGCCGTTCCAAGGCCCGGCGTCTGCTGGCCGACCCGAACGTGACCTGCGTGGTGGTGGAGCGCAAGGACCGGCTCGGCCGGATGAACGTCGAGCTTGTCGAGGCCGCCTTGTCCGCGACGGGCCGTCGGCTGCTGGTCCTGGACGACCGTGAGGTCGAAGACGACCTGGTGCGGGACATGGTGGAGGTGCTGACCTCGTTCTGTGTCCGCCTGTACGGGCGCAGGTCGGCGAAGAACCGCGCCCGCAAGGCGCTGGAGGCCGCCGAACATGGCTGA
- a CDS encoding MarR family winged helix-turn-helix transcriptional regulator → MTDAAQESPESSYSSSYSAAGIAAAWQRERPGTPTESIEIVTPIWRLAKLFADDRGRVLREAGIDAATLDLLSVLRRSGPPYVLGTREIAQRTLVTAGAISQRVARAERDGLVRRTPGTTGRRTVLVELTAEGHALIERSVDAVLGREASLVRSLSEDERTALTSLLDKLMADVRRRTAGEPS, encoded by the coding sequence ATGACGGACGCAGCGCAAGAGAGTCCCGAGTCGTCGTACTCGTCGTCGTACTCCGCCGCGGGCATCGCCGCGGCCTGGCAGCGGGAGCGACCGGGCACTCCCACCGAGTCCATCGAGATCGTCACCCCCATCTGGAGGCTGGCCAAGCTCTTCGCCGACGACCGGGGCCGCGTGCTGCGCGAGGCGGGGATCGACGCGGCGACCCTCGACCTGCTGTCCGTCCTCCGCCGATCCGGACCGCCTTACGTCCTCGGCACCCGCGAGATCGCCCAGCGGACGCTGGTCACCGCCGGAGCGATCTCCCAGCGCGTCGCCCGAGCCGAACGCGACGGCCTGGTCCGGCGGACACCCGGTACCACCGGTCGCCGCACCGTCCTGGTCGAGCTCACGGCCGAAGGACACGCGCTCATCGAGCGCTCCGTCGACGCCGTGCTCGGCCGGGAGGCCAGCCTCGTCCGCTCCCTCTCGGAAGACGAACGCACCGCGCTCACCTCGCTGCTGGACAAACTGATGGCCGACGTCCGGCGACGCACGGCCGGCGAACCGAGCTGA
- a CDS encoding VOC family protein, which produces MNQQLNLVTLGVADLETSRRFYSDGLGWTPLLDLDEIVFYQIGHGLALALFPLADLAADTGRPATTGTPFTLAQNLDSPAEVDEAVRRARAAGATVLKEPQRAAFGGYHGYFADPDGHRWEVCHNPGWSVAEDGTVSLTAVDPGAA; this is translated from the coding sequence ATGAACCAGCAGCTGAACCTGGTGACTTTGGGGGTCGCGGACCTGGAGACCAGTCGTCGGTTCTACAGCGACGGCCTGGGCTGGACGCCGCTGCTCGACCTGGACGAGATCGTCTTCTACCAGATCGGCCACGGACTGGCGCTGGCCCTCTTCCCGCTGGCCGACCTCGCCGCCGACACCGGGCGCCCCGCGACCACCGGGACGCCCTTCACTCTGGCCCAGAACCTGGACTCCCCCGCCGAGGTCGACGAGGCCGTACGGCGGGCCCGTGCCGCCGGGGCGACCGTCCTCAAGGAGCCGCAGCGCGCAGCGTTCGGCGGCTATCACGGCTACTTCGCCGACCCCGACGGCCACCGCTGGGAGGTGTGCCACAACCCCGGCTGGTCGGTCGCGGAGGACGGCACCGTGTCCCTGACGGCGGTCGACCCGGGCGCGGCCTGA
- a CDS encoding MOSC domain-containing protein, protein MSGMVAAVSSNGEYSFTKPNRDSITLLAGLGVEGDVHAGVTVKHRSRVAQDPTQPNLRQVHLIQEELFAEVGAEGFKVEPGALGENITTSGIDLLGLPVGTLLRIGDEAVVEVTGLRNPCLQIDNFQQGLLKQVVGRDEAGNVVRKAGIMSIVRQGGVVRPGDTIRAELPSGPHRPLERV, encoded by the coding sequence ATGAGCGGGATGGTGGCGGCGGTCAGCAGCAACGGGGAGTACTCGTTCACCAAGCCGAACCGGGACAGCATCACGCTGCTCGCCGGGCTGGGAGTGGAGGGGGACGTCCACGCCGGCGTGACCGTCAAGCACCGTTCGCGGGTCGCCCAGGACCCCACTCAGCCGAACCTGCGCCAGGTCCACCTCATCCAAGAAGAACTCTTCGCGGAGGTCGGCGCCGAGGGGTTCAAGGTGGAGCCCGGCGCCCTCGGCGAGAACATCACCACCAGCGGCATCGATCTCCTCGGCCTGCCGGTCGGCACGCTGCTGCGCATCGGCGACGAGGCGGTGGTGGAAGTGACCGGACTGCGCAACCCCTGCCTGCAGATCGACAACTTCCAGCAGGGCCTGTTGAAGCAGGTCGTCGGACGCGACGAGGCCGGGAACGTCGTACGCAAGGCGGGGATCATGAGCATCGTGAGGCAGGGCGGCGTCGTACGCCCGGGCGACACGATCAGGGCGGAACTCCCGAGCGGACCGCACCGGCCGCTGGAGCGGGTCTGA
- a CDS encoding SDR family NAD(P)-dependent oxidoreductase, producing MARTVLVTGGTSGIGRAVAALFAADEAEVVITGRHCDTVEPAAEELGVRGVVCDATDPGQVAALADQLGELDVLVNAAGGLPETGSGDAGSGSALDGLLAQWHSSLAQNLLTAVLTTSSVRSQLVAGGSVISIGSIGAERRGGSYGAAKAALAAWSASLSGELAPEGITCNVISAGYIAGTNFFHGQMSDERHRALVEETHNKRAGAVDDIAQTARFLASPGARHITGQTIHVNGGAFTTR from the coding sequence TTGGCCCGCACCGTGCTCGTCACCGGAGGCACCAGTGGCATCGGCCGCGCCGTCGCCGCGCTGTTCGCCGCCGACGAGGCCGAGGTCGTCATCACCGGTCGGCATTGCGACACCGTCGAGCCGGCCGCCGAGGAGCTGGGGGTGCGCGGTGTGGTCTGCGATGCGACCGACCCCGGGCAGGTGGCGGCGCTCGCCGACCAGCTGGGCGAGTTGGACGTCCTGGTCAACGCCGCCGGCGGGTTGCCCGAGACCGGGTCCGGTGACGCCGGCAGCGGATCGGCTCTGGACGGGCTGCTCGCCCAGTGGCACTCCAGCCTGGCGCAGAACCTGCTCACCGCGGTGCTGACCACGTCCTCGGTCCGGTCCCAGCTCGTCGCCGGCGGTTCCGTCATCAGCATCGGCTCGATCGGCGCCGAGCGCCGGGGCGGATCCTACGGTGCGGCCAAGGCCGCGCTGGCCGCCTGGAGCGCGTCCCTGTCCGGCGAACTGGCCCCCGAGGGCATCACCTGCAACGTCATCTCCGCGGGCTACATCGCCGGCACCAACTTCTTCCACGGTCAGATGAGCGACGAGCGTCATCGTGCGCTGGTGGAGGAGACGCACAACAAGCGCGCGGGCGCAGTCGACGACATCGCCCAGACGGCCCGCTTCCTCGCCTCCCCCGGCGCCCGGCACATCACCGGCCAGACCATCCACGTCAACGGAGGCGCCTTCACCACGCGGTAG
- a CDS encoding NAD(P)/FAD-dependent oxidoreductase — MSQKAIVVGAGIAGLLAAAALSQAAPEAEVLVLERDALPETPRNRRGVPHGQHAHLLMAGGLAAMEDLFPVSVRDRLVAAGAHQIPFSNGTAIRTADGGWFPRWKRNSPHVITCTRALLEWVLRQLLLESGDNVTIRQAGVEGLLGSAERVHGVRVSGPDPASASELEADIVVDATGRGSRSLRWLEDIGVNGVTEEKIDSGLTNATRIYRVPAGAESFPLTVVQANPYSARPGRSAMVLPIEGNRWMVSAAGTRGGEPPQDPEGFLEYALGLPHPIVGQLISGAEALTDVAVSRSTSNVRRYLEKAPHWPERFVVLGDAFATFNPAYGQGMSVAALGAREFAQELQRNGLAGPGLSRRVLRRAAKHVDSAWATAVAMDILYPDVRGDRNPTAADRLAAWYSRRLTRAATGSFDAALALWEVTGLQAPATRLFRPKALLAALTGPLVRQSSEPPLTPSELQILDGLRTAAAASTTTEAPQ, encoded by the coding sequence TTGTCGCAGAAAGCCATCGTCGTCGGAGCCGGCATAGCGGGGCTGCTCGCGGCGGCGGCCTTGTCCCAGGCCGCACCCGAGGCAGAGGTGCTCGTCCTGGAGCGGGACGCCCTTCCCGAGACCCCCAGGAATCGGCGGGGTGTCCCCCACGGACAGCATGCGCACCTGCTCATGGCAGGCGGCCTCGCCGCCATGGAGGACCTCTTCCCGGTGAGCGTGCGCGATCGCCTTGTGGCCGCAGGGGCGCACCAGATCCCCTTCAGCAACGGCACGGCGATCCGCACCGCGGACGGCGGCTGGTTCCCCCGTTGGAAGCGGAACAGCCCCCATGTGATCACCTGCACGCGTGCCCTGCTGGAATGGGTGCTCCGGCAGCTCCTGCTCGAGAGCGGGGACAACGTCACGATCCGGCAGGCCGGCGTGGAGGGGCTCCTGGGCAGCGCCGAGCGTGTGCACGGCGTGCGCGTCAGCGGACCGGACCCCGCCTCCGCCTCCGAGCTGGAAGCCGACATCGTCGTCGACGCGACTGGCCGGGGCTCCCGCAGTCTGCGGTGGCTCGAGGACATCGGTGTCAACGGCGTGACGGAGGAGAAGATCGACTCCGGCCTCACCAACGCGACTCGGATCTACCGCGTCCCGGCGGGTGCCGAGTCGTTCCCGCTGACGGTGGTCCAGGCGAACCCCTACAGCGCTCGGCCCGGCAGGAGTGCCATGGTGCTCCCGATCGAGGGCAACCGGTGGATGGTCAGCGCCGCCGGCACCCGAGGCGGCGAGCCCCCTCAGGACCCCGAGGGCTTCCTCGAGTACGCCCTCGGGCTGCCGCACCCGATCGTCGGGCAGCTCATCAGCGGTGCCGAGGCCCTCACGGACGTGGCGGTCAGCCGCAGCACCAGCAACGTCCGCCGATACCTGGAGAAGGCCCCGCACTGGCCCGAGCGGTTCGTCGTGCTCGGTGACGCGTTCGCAACCTTCAACCCCGCCTACGGGCAAGGAATGTCCGTAGCGGCTCTCGGCGCCCGGGAATTCGCCCAGGAACTCCAGCGGAACGGCCTCGCAGGCCCGGGGCTTTCCCGTCGGGTTCTCCGCAGGGCGGCCAAGCACGTCGACTCGGCATGGGCCACCGCCGTCGCCATGGACATCCTCTACCCGGACGTACGAGGAGACAGGAACCCCACTGCGGCCGATCGGCTTGCGGCCTGGTACTCGCGCCGGCTGACCCGAGCGGCAACCGGTTCGTTCGATGCCGCGCTGGCCCTGTGGGAGGTCACGGGACTGCAGGCGCCTGCGACGCGGCTGTTCCGTCCGAAGGCGCTCCTGGCCGCTCTGACCGGGCCTCTCGTCCGGCAGAGTTCCGAGCCGCCCCTGACGCCTTCGGAACTGCAGATCCTCGACGGGCTCAGGACCGCAGCCGCCGCGTCGACCACGACGGAAGCGCCCCAGTAG
- a CDS encoding SAM-dependent methyltransferase, with protein MIAMTDDGSSIDPTKPSIARVYDYLLGGKDNYAVDRQIGDVFKRDLPGSVAIAFANRAALIRAVGEIATTTDVRQFIDLGSGLPTADNVHQVAQRHAPESRVVYVDTDPQVLVHGRALLEENDRTRVIAADVRTPEAIRNHPDTRELIDFDRPVAVIFSAILHHVNDEEDPAGIVRYWLDQVPSGSYFFVSHFRSGDNAETAEAERVLQKTFGRGRWRTGAEIESLLEGLEILAPGIVPASLWRPEVSDTPFNGGGERELTVWERLIAAGLARKP; from the coding sequence ATGATCGCCATGACGGATGACGGCTCCTCCATCGACCCCACCAAGCCCAGCATCGCCCGCGTCTACGACTATCTGCTCGGCGGCAAGGACAACTACGCCGTGGACCGGCAGATCGGCGACGTGTTCAAGCGCGACCTTCCCGGCTCGGTGGCCATCGCGTTCGCCAACCGCGCGGCCCTGATCCGGGCGGTCGGCGAGATCGCGACGACCACGGACGTACGGCAGTTCATCGACCTCGGCAGCGGCCTTCCGACCGCCGACAACGTCCACCAGGTCGCGCAACGGCACGCTCCGGAGTCCCGGGTCGTGTACGTCGACACCGACCCCCAAGTGCTGGTCCACGGACGGGCGTTGCTGGAGGAGAACGACCGGACCCGGGTCATCGCGGCCGACGTACGCACTCCCGAAGCCATCCGCAACCACCCGGACACCCGGGAATTGATCGACTTCGACCGCCCCGTCGCCGTCATATTCAGCGCCATCCTCCACCACGTCAACGACGAGGAGGACCCGGCCGGAATCGTCCGCTACTGGCTCGACCAAGTTCCCTCCGGGAGCTACTTCTTCGTCAGCCACTTCCGTTCCGGCGACAACGCGGAGACGGCCGAGGCCGAGAGGGTCCTCCAGAAGACGTTCGGCCGCGGCCGGTGGCGCACCGGCGCGGAGATCGAGTCCCTGCTGGAGGGTCTGGAGATCCTCGCCCCCGGGATCGTCCCCGCGTCCCTGTGGCGTCCCGAGGTGAGCGACACTCCGTTCAACGGCGGTGGCGAACGCGAACTCACCGTCTGGGAGCGCCTGATCGCCGCCGGGCTGGCCCGGAAACCCTGA